Sequence from the Deinococcus radiotolerans genome:
TTCTGGCCGTTCACGTCGTACAGGACGGGCGCGGCGGCCGTGTCGTAGTCCTTGTCGTCGTTGCGGATCTGCTGGTAGTGATGGTCGTACGCGCCGGTCTCGGCGTTCAGGGCCACGACGCTGTTCGTGAAGAGGTTGTCGCCGGGCCGGTACTGCGCGGCGAAGTCCGGGGCGGGGTTGCCGACCGAGACGTACAGCATGCCGGTGGCCGCGTCGATGGTGTAGCTCGTCCAGGTGCTGCCGCCGCCGGTGGCGGTCGAGTCGGCCTTCTGCCAGGTGTTCGCGCCGTACTGCGAGCCGGTCGGGATCAGGTCGAAGGTCCAGGCTTTCTTGCCGGTCTTCGCGTCGAAGGCGTACATGTGGGCCTTGATGCCCCAGTCGGCGCCGGCCTCTCCGATGTAGACCTTGCCGTTGTAGACGACGGGCGCGGCGGACAGGAAGTACCCCACGCTGGAGTCCGCGACTTTCGTGTCCCACAGGGGCTTGCCAGTCCCGGCGTCCAGGGCGATCAGGTGCGCGTCGGGCGTACCGCGGTAGATCACGCCGTCGGCGATGGCCACGCCGCGGTTGGTGGTCAGGACGGACGTGCCGGTCGGCTTGTACTTGTGCACCCACAGGGGTTTGCAGGTGGCGGCGTCAATGGCGAACGTGCGGTACATCTGCGTGAAGAACAGCACGCCCTTGTACATCTGCGGGGTGGCCTGGAAGCCGCCGTCGTCCTTGGTGTCGAAGGTGCACACGCGGCGCAGGCCGCTGACGTTGTCCGCGTTGACCTGATCCAGCGGGGAGTACCGCTGGCCCATGTAGCCCTTGTTGTACATCAGCCAGGAGTCGGTGGCCTGGTCGGCGTTGTTCAGTTCCTCCTGGCTGGGTCCCGAGACGGCCAGGGCTGGGCTGAGCAGAGCGGAGAGCAGGAGACTCGCGGCGCACAGATGTTTCTTCATGGTTCCCTCCGGGGGACGGCACTCGTGCCGTGAGACAGGACGGCCCTGCCGGTCACGGACGTGACCGGATGCGGGCGCAGCCAGGACTTGTGGGGCTTTACTTCTTGAAGGTGCCGGTCTTCAGGGCGCTGGCGGTCAGGGGTTTGGCGCTGGGCTTGAAACCGTTTTTCTGGAGGACGTACGCCACGAGATTCAGGTACTCGGCGGGTTTGAGGCTGCCGGGTTTGGTCTGCGGCATGGTGCTGGTCATGATGAAATGGAAGTCGTCGAGGGAGTTGGCCGCCCATTTCTTCAGGAATTCAGGGCCGGCCAGTTTGGGCGCGCCGCCGTTGTTCAGTGCGGCGCCGTGGCAGGCCGCGCACTGCGCTTTGTAGACTTTCGCGCCCGCGTCCGCCTGCGCCTTGGTGAAGGCGGGGGGCGCGGCGAGGGCGGCACTGGCCACCAGGCTAATCAGGAGGGCAACGGACTGGGCTGGACGGGGCATCGGGACTCCTTGGGGTCATCAGGGGCAGGATCAGGCGGGTGACCTCCTGAACGGCGTCGTCCACGGTGGCCTGCGCCGTGTGCAGTCGCGCCAGGAAGAAGCGTTCCGTCAGTCCCACGTAGGCTTGAGCGAGACTTTCCGCGGGGATGTCACTGTTGATCAGGCCGCGCGTCTGCGCGTCCTGGAAGGTGCGGGTGTAGATCTGAATGAACGGTTCGTAACGGTCCGGATTCTTGTTGTTCTCCTCCAGCACCAGTCGGGTCAGTTCCGGGTCTTCCATCAGCAGGGCGTAGAGGTTGTGCAGACCGGTCTGCAGGTGTTCGCGCAGGGTGCGCGTGCCGGGGTCGGCGAGGATGTGGGCGGCGGCGTCCCACCAGGTTTCCAGCGTGCCGGTGATGATGGACTCGTAGGCGGCTTCCTTGCTGGGCCAGGTGCGGTAGAAGGTGGGTTGCGTGAGCTGCGCCGCCGCGACGATGGAACTGACCTTGGTGCCGTGCAGACCGTGCCGCGCGAACTCGCGGATGGCAGCCGAGCGCAGCCGCTGGGTGTTCAGCAGATGCCTTCTGGTCTGTGGATGGAGAGCAGAGCCTGAGCGCCCGATACTCCTCAACCTCCTTTCAACTTTGTGTATGAGTATGCTAAGAGCGTGTAGATGTACTCTCAAGTCCGGTTTGAGTACGTTTGGAAGCGCTGGTGTCAACCAATTCCTGACGACGTGCACGACAGGCCACGCTGACCCTATTTCTCTCCAGACGAAAACGGTTCCGTGGGCAGCGTCGGGTGGATCCAGGAGAGCGGCATCCTCCGCTCATACTTATGCGCACACCACACACGGGGACAGCACCCTCCCAGGATGCACCTGAACTGAGCGGGGGACTTGTACTAGCCTGGACCCATGCTCTGCCTGCTGCCCGCTCCCCTGTGCCCCCCGGGTCGGCCCGCGTGACGGCCGCGCTGATTGTCGTCGCCACGGCCGGCGAGGCCGCGCGACTGGCGGATCTGCACGCCCGGGTGGTCGTGAGCGGCGTCGGGCCGGTCGCGGCGGCCCTGGCCACGCAGCGCGCCCTGGCGCAGGCTCCGGCGCGACTGGTGATCAGCGCTGGCATTGGCGGCGCGTACCCGGACAGTGGCCTGCGCCCCGCTGATCTGGCGGTGTCCAGCGTCATGGTGCAGGCAGACCTGGGCGCCTGGGACGGGGACGGGTTCATGCCGTTGGCTGCGCTGGGCCTGTCGGTCCGGCCGGACGCGGCGCAGGACGCGGTCTTCACGGCGTGGGTGCGCGCGCCGCAGGTGGCGGTCCGTGCAGGCGCGGCGCTGGGGCCCGCCCTGACCCTGAGTGGCGTGACGGGCAGCCTCGCGCAGGCCGCGGCGCTTGAAGCCCGGCATCCGGGCGCGCTGTGCGAGGGTATGGAGGGCGCGGGGGTGGCGCACGCAGCCCTACTGGCGGGCGTTCCGGCGCTGGAGGTGCGCGGCATCAGCAACCCGGTCGGTCCGCGCGACCGGCAGGCGTGGCGCATCCCCGAGGCGCTGGCGGCCACCCGCCGGGGCGTGCAGGCCGCGCTGGAGGAACTGCTGATCAGTGAGGCGTGAGCGGTGGGCAGCGGCCCTCTCCCTGCGGATCAGGCGGGCGCCCTGAGTCCGTTCCCGCTGCGGTTACAGCAGGCGGCCGTCGTCGGGGAAGTCGAGCGGGTCCGGGGTCTGCACGGGCACACCGTGGGCGTTGAGGGCCTCGCGCAGCATGGGGATGTTCTTCAGCGCGTGGCCCTTGGTGGTGTTCTCGAAGAACACGTACAGTTCGCTCAGGTCCTCGGCGACCAGCGCGATCTTCTGCGCCCACTCGTCCATCTCGTCCCGTGAGTAGCGGTAGTCGTGCCGTTCGGCGGCGCTCTGGCCGTCCCACCAGTTCGCGGCGTTGCGGCCGTGCAGGCGCAGGTAGCCCACGTCGGCCGTGACGTGCAGTTGCGGTTCGGGCAGCCCGCCGGCGGGCGGGTAGTCGGGGCTGACCCAGATGACGCCGCGTTCAGCCATGCCCTCGCGGACCTCGGGGAGGTCCCAGCCTTCATGCCGGATCTCGACGGCCAGTTCATGCCCGGCGAAGCGTTCCGTGAGCATCTGCAGGTAGCGGCGGTTGGCAGCCGTGCGGTGGAAGGAGTACGGGAACTGCGCCAGGTAGGGGCCCAGCACGCCCGCCTCGCGCAGCGGTTCGGGGCTTTGCAGCATGCGGTCGAAGTCCGCGTCGGTGGGGGCGCGGTCGTGCGTGAACACCCGGTGGAGTTTCACGGTGAAGCGCACCCGTCCGGCGCTCTTGCGGAGCATGCCCTCGAAGGCTTTCAGGCCGGGAATGCCGTAGAAGGAGGCGTTCAGTTCGGTGGCGTCGAAGTGCCGGGCGTAGGTGCTCAGGTAGTCGTCCTTGCGCACGCCGTCGTAGAGCAGGCCCGCCTGTGCCCAGTCGTCGTTGCTGTAGCCGCCGCAGCCGATGTACACGCGCATGCCTGTCAGGGTACCGCCCGGCGCGTGAGGGCGGATTTCCGTTCCGTTGACGCATGGCGCGCGGGGGCGGCTGGGGTCAGTGGGTGCGGGGGGGGCGGTTCAGGGCCGTCCAGAAGGCCTGGATGGTGCGCAGCGCCTCACGGAACTGCGTGAAGTCCAGGGGTTTGACGACGTAGGCGCTCGCGCCGTGCGCGTAGGATTCGCGGATGTCGCGGCTCTCGCCGCTGGTGGTGAGCATCACGACCGGCAGGCTCTGCAGGCCTGTCTCGGACCGGATGGCGTCCAGCACGGCGATGCCGTCCATCTGCGGCATGTTGAGGTCCAGCAGGATCAGGTCGGGCAACTGACCGTGATCCCGGGCGTCGCGCAGGACACCAAGGGCTTCGGGGCCGCTGTGGGCCACGCTGACCTCGGCGTCCCCGGCAGAGACGTCGTCCAGGGCGGTCAGGGCGAGTTCTATGTCGTTGGGGTTGTCGTCGATGATCAGGATTCTGCGGTTCACGGGGCCTCCCGGTGGGGTGAGGTCGCCTTCCGGGAGGCGCCGCGCCTCCCACTGACCCGCAGCATAGCAAAGCTGATGAGCCTTTCCTAAACTCGATTTAACGTTAGGCGATTCGGCCTAGGGCCAGCCGACAGGTCAGGCAGCCGACTGGGCAGGCCCCCACTGGCCGGGCGGGGCAGCGCGTAGACTGCGCCCCATGTTGACCAAGCGCATCATTCCCTGCCTGGACGTCCAGAATGGACGGGTGGTGAAGAACGTCCGGTTCTTCGAGAACCACCGCGACGCGGGCGACCCCCTGGCGCTCGCGCAGGCGTACGAGGCGCAGCAGGCCGACGAGCTGGTCTTCTACGACATCACCGCCACGCATGAGGGCCGCAGCCTGATGCTGGACGTTGCCGCGCGGGTGGCCGAGCAGGTTATGATGCCCCTGACCGTGGGCGGCGGCGTGAATCACCTCTCGGATTTCCGCGCTCTGCTCCTGGCGGGCGCGGACAAGATCAGCGTGAACAGCGGCGCCCTGAGCCGCCCCGAACTGATCCGCGAGGCCAGTGACCATTACGGCGCGCAGTGCGTGATGCTCAGCATTGACGCCAAACGCCGCTCCGGTGGCGGCTGGAACGTGTACCGCGCGGGCGGCCGCGTGGACACCGGCCTGGACCTGATCGAATGGGCCACGCGCGGGCAGGCGCTCGGCGCTGGTGAGATCTGCCTGAACGTCATGGACGCCGACGGCACCCGGGACGGCTTCGCGCTGGACGCCACGCGCGCCGTGGCCCGCGCCGTGGACCTGCCGGTCATCGCCTCCGGTGGCGCCGGGAAACTGGAGGACTTCCGCGACGTGCTGCGCGCCGGGGATCTGGGCGGCAACGCCGACGCCGCGCTGGCCGCCAGCGTCTTCCACTTCGGCGAGCTGACCGTCCCGCAGGTCAAGGCGTACCTCAGGGGCGAGGGGCTGCCGGTGCGGCCCGACTGGCACGACACGCACCGCCTCTGAACTTCACCCTGTTCTCTTCTGGCCTCTGGAGGGCCTGACATGACCTCCCCCATCACCCTGGACTCCCTGAACTTCGATCCTCAGACCGGCCTGATTCCGGTCGTCACCCAGGACGCCCGCAGCGGCGCCGTCCTGATGCAGGCCTGGGCGGACCGCGCCGCCGTGCAGCGCACCCTGGACACCCGCGAGGCCACGTACTGGTCCCGTTCCCGCCGCGAACAGTGGGTCAAGGGCGCCACGAGCGGCCACACCCAGCAGGTCGTGGACGTGCAGGCCGACTGCGACGCCGACAGCCTGCTGTACCGCGTGCATCAGACCGGCCCGGCGTGCCACACGGGCGCGTACTCCTGCTACCACCAGCCGCTGCTGACCGGCGACGCCCCACCTGCCGGGCTGGACGGCACGCTGGACCGCGTGTACGCCACCATCACCGAGCGGCTGGCCACGCTGCCCGAGACCAGTTACGTGGCCCGCCTGCACGCCGGCGGCCTGGACCGCGTACTGAAGAAGATCAGCGAGGAGAGCGGCGAGGTGCTGCTGGCCGCCAAGAACGCCGACCGGGCCGAACTGGCCACCGAGGTCGCCGACCTGCTGTTCCACACGCTGTTCGCCATGGCCGAAGTGGGCGTCAGCCCCGCCGACGTGGCCGCCGTGCTTCAGGAACGCGAGGGCCGCACCGGCCTGAAAGGCCCGAAAGAGGTCGGCTGAGCCGGCCGCGCGCCGTCAGAACAGGCTGGGTTGCCGCGCTTCCTCGGGGACCTGGGGGAGCGCTTCGACTTTCACGAACTCCAGCCCGGCCGCCTGCGCGGCCTTCAGCGCCGGGACGGTGATGTCCGGCGCGGCGAGAATGCCCCGCACCACGGTGCCGGGCACCTGGGTGCGCACGGCGTCCACGTACCGGCCCAGCTGGTGCACGGCGTCATGCCCGGCCTTGCCGCGTTTGAGTTCCACGACCACGAAACGGCCCTGCGCGTCCCGCGCATACAGGTCGATGCCGCCCACCCCGACGAGCAGTTCACGGTCCAGCACGGTCAGGCCCGCCTCGATCAGGTGGGGCGCGCGGGCCAGCGCCTGCTGCATCTGCGCCTCGGTGCCCTGAAGCAGGAACAGCGCCTCGTCCGCAAGGTTCAGCGCGGTGACCTGCGCGCAGCCGATCACGCGGACCTGCACCACCTCGGCGGGACTGCGGCGCTCGGCGTGCAGGACCACGCAGCCGCCCTCCAGTTCCGCCGAGAGGTGATCGGTGCGGGGCTGCCAGTTCACGGGCTTCACGCCCCGCGGCCCGTGCACCTGCAGCGACCCGTCCGGCTTGACGAGCAGCAGGCGGTCTCCGGCCTCGGCCATGCTGGTGGCCCGCCCGGCGTACAGCACCTCGACCTCACCGGCCAGGTGCAGGGTTACGCGGGCGTGCAGGTGGGCGCGCAGGAATGCCAGCAGGGCTTCAGGGGCAGGGTGGTTCAGGGACTCGATCAGCATGGTGTGGGGCGCAGGCCGCGCGGCGCAGCATAGTGCGCAGGCCGCCCCCATGACCAGCGCCCCCGTTCGCCGGTGGCCAGACACAACCAAGTCACAACGGTGAAGGCCGCATGAAGCCCAGCGGTGATCCGAGGAGCGGGCCCCCGCATAGCCCTGTTCAGCAGGCGTGACCACCACGGAGGCCACGCCGCTTCTGCCGCTGCCTGTCCCGCGATCCGCCGCCCTGAGTTCCGGCCCCGGAGGTCCCCCCATGAAACACGCCGCCCTGCTGAGCCTCGCCGCCCTGACCCTCGCCTCCTGCGCCATGACCCGCACCCCGGCCGCGCCCGCCGGGCAGGTGGCCTACGGCCTGGGCAGCAACACGCTGTACACCTTCGGCCTGGACAACCCTCAGGCCAGCCTGCGCAGCCTGACCATCAACGGGCTGGGCAACGGCGAAACGCTGGTTGACCTGGACGTCCGCAACACTGACGGGCAGCTGTACGGCGTGACCAGCAGCGGCAAGGTGTACCGGATTGACGCCACGACCGGCTGGACCACCGACGACAGCAGCGTCACCCTGAACGGAACGTCGGTCGTGGCCGTGGACTTCAACCCCGCCGCGAACCGCCTGCGCGTGCTCGGCACGGGCGACTTCAACGCGCGGCACACGCTGGCCGGCGCGCCGGTCCCCGCCACGACCGGCACCACCGCCGACGGTACCTTCGCGTACGCCCCGACCGATGTGAACGCCGGGAAGAACCCCAACCTGGTCGCGGCGGCGTACACGAACTCATTCAATGACACCGGGAAGGCCAACTCCGGCCAGTCCACCACGCTGTACTCCGTGGACGCCGATCTGGACGCCCTGATCACGCATCCGGCGGCGGGCGGTCCCACCTTCAACACCCTGCAGACCGTGGGGGCACTGGGCGTGAACGTCACGCCCGGCCGGACCGGACTGGACATCGCCGGGGCGAACCTGGCCGTGCTCAGTAGCGCCGGCGCGACGAACACCACGCTGTACACCGTCAACCTGACCAGCGGCCAGGCCACCCAGAAGGGCACTGTGAATGTGGCGTTGAGCAGCGTGGCGCTGAAACTCATGACGCCCTGATTCACTCCCGTCCGGGCGCGCGGAGGTCAGCCGAGCAGCAAGCTGGCCTCCGCGCGCGGCTCACCTGGCGAACGCTGAATGAGAAGTGTCGAAACGTGTGAATTTCGTCATACGAAAAGGCGCACACTGAGGGCAGCGCCGGGCCTCCGGGCCGCGCGGGCGTCCGGGGGTGACAGGCATGCAGGTGATTCAACTCAGTGATCCGCACGTCGATCATCGGTTCCCTCAGAAGGCCGCCGCGTTCGCGCGGGCGGTCGCGCACGTGAATACCATGCCGGTCCTGCCGGACGCCGTACTGATCACCGGGGACTGCGTGGAGCACGGGCGGCCCGACGAGTACGACCTGTTCGGAGAGCTGCTGAGCGCGCTGCGCGTCCCGGCCTTCATCGTGCCGGGCAACCACGACCACCGCGAGACGCTGCTCCAGCGGTACCCGCCGCCCACCCCGAACCTGCCGGGCTTCATGCAGTACGCCGTGGAGGATTTCCCGCTGCGCCTGATCGGCCTGGACACCCACCGGCCCGGGCAGGCGGGCGGGGCACTGGACCGCGCGCGGTTGGACTGGCTTGAGGCGCAGCTGCGCGAGGCGCCGGAGCGGCCCACGCTGCTGTTCATGCACCACCCGCCGCTGCACACGGGCCTGACGGTGATGGACGGCATGGACCTGCGCGGCCGGGAGGCGCTGTGCGACCTGCTGCTGGAACACCCGCAGGTGCTGCGCGTGGTGGCCGGGCACCTGCACATGAGCGTCACGGCGGGGTTCGCGCACACGACCGTGATGACCTGCCCCGGCACGGACGCCACCCTGAACCCCGACCTGAACCAGCCCGCGCAGCTGGTCGTGCAGCGTCAACCGCCCACGTGCCTGCTGCACCACTGGGCGCCCGAGACGGGCCTGAACACCTTCACGCAGGTGATCGCGCCGGCCCCCTGGCACGCCCTGTTCGACGGGTCAGCGTGGCATGACTTCGACCGGCCCAACGGCGCACCCGGCTCCTGACCGCGGCGGTCACGGGCCCGTCCGGGCCTCTGGCATAGTGTCGGGCGTGCCTGACGCTCTGTCCCCCGATGCCCCGAAAGACCAGTGGCGCCGCTGGGCGCGCGCCGTGCGGGCCGAGCAGCCGGACGTGTCCACCCCGGTCACGGCCGCCCTGCAAGCGTTTCTGACTGAGCTGAGCGCGCGGCGGGTCCTGGCCTACCGCGCCCTGAGTGGCGAGCCGGACGTGAGCGCCCTGAGCGGCGACTTCGAGCTGCTGGCGCCCCGCGCCCGCTTCCGGCCCGAGCCGCGCCTGACGCTGCACCCGTGGGACAGCGCGACGGAACTCAGCCGCTTCGGGGCGCTGCAACCACCCGCGGACGCGCCGCAGGTGCCGCTGGACGTGGTGGACGCGATCCTGCTGCCGGGACTGGCCTTTGACCGTGCGGGCGTGCGCCTGGGGTACGGGGGCGGATTCTACGACCGCCTGCTGCCCGCCTTCCGGGGCGTGACGGTCGGCGTGATCCAGCACGCGCTGCTGGTCCCGGAACTGCCGCGTGAGCCCCACGACCTGCCGGTGCACTGGCTGGTCACCGAGCGCGGCGCGCAGGCAACCGTGTGAACCTCTTCCTATTCACCGCGGGGGCGACCGTCCTCGCCGGCCTGCTAGACCGGCCACGTGAACACCAGCTCGCCGAGGCCGCGCTGATCGCTACGCTGGCCACCGAGGTGGCGCGTGACCACGCCGCGCGACCCCCGCGGGACACCCTGACGCTGCTGCTGGCCCTGGGCGCGGCAGCGCTGGGCGGCGTGACCATCGCCAGGTCCACTCACCAGCCGCACCCCCGCGGGAATCCCCGCGCGTTCCGGGGCGGCGCGGCGTGGTACGCGCTGGCCCAGCTGCTGACCGTCACGCTGCTGTGGCGGTGCGGCGCCCGGCCCCACGCGGGCGGGTGGCCTGCCCGCGCCGCCGGGCTGCTGCTGGGCGCCGGCCTGCTGATCCGGCACGACCCGGCCAGTCTGCCCGTCCTGAGTGGGTACGGGGCGCTGCTGAACGTCATGGCGCTGCTGACCGCCGATCCCCGCCTGGCCCACGAGCACCCGGAGGCCGCGCGCCTGCTGCGCCGGGGCGGGTGGCAGTTCGTGGCCTCCGACCTCCTGATCCTGGTGCGGCGCTCCCTCCTGCGAGGGCGACTGAGCCGCGCGCTGACCGAGGGCCTCATGCTGGCGCTGTACGCCGCTGCTCAGCGGAACCTCACGCAGGGCCTGCTGCGGCTCACGCGTCGATCCTGAGTTCCGCCTGCGCCTCGCCCGCACGGTCCGTGACGAGGGCGCGCGCCACCGCGTCTGCCGCCAGCGCGCCGCGCGGCACGCGCCCCACCTGCGCCCACAGGCCCGTCTCCACTGCGGGCGGCAGCACCAGCGTGAGGCCCACGCCCCGGTGCTCCAGCCGCGCGACCTCCGCCGCGCGCGCCAGCGCCGCCTTGCTCGCCGCGTACTGACTGAATCCTCGCGCGGTCACCAGTTCCGGCCGCGCGCCCAGCAGGTACACCCGTCCGCCCGGCGCGAGCCGCCCCAGCCCATATTTCAGCGTCCACAGCGCCCCGAAGTAATTCGCGTTCCACACCGCGCGGACGTGCGTGGGGTCCGCGTCCCGCAGCGGTTCCGGATGGGCCGCGCCCGCCGCGTACACCAGGGTGTCCAGCTCCGGGGCGGCGTCCAGCAGCGTGCGGACGTGACTCTCAAAACCCACATCCGCCGCACGACCGACCGCGCCCAATTCAGCCGCCAGGGCGGCCAGTCGCGCCTCGTTGCGCCCGGAGAGGGTCAGCGTGTGCCCTGCGGCCGCAAAGGCCCGCGCCGTCGCCGCGCCGATCCCGCCCGTCGCGCCCAGAATCAGGGTGTGCATGCCGGTAGTAAGCGACGCCCAGCGCGCCGGGACCGTCGGCTGGAACACCGAATCAACCTGGCAGCCGTCCTTCAGCTGGGCGACAGGTGATCCCGGATGGCCCGCGCCTGCGCCTCGAATCCCGCCTGCACCCACCGTACGGGCACGAAGGCGGCCGCCGGACCGTGGAAGACCTCCTTGGTGGCATAGGCCGTGTCGCCGTTCGGCAGTTGCCGGAGCGTCTGCACCCGCTCCGACCTCAGGAGGCCCCAGCGGGCCAGTGGGCTGTCGTACCGCCACGCGACGAGCGCTGCGCCGTCAGCGGGAGGCTGCACGCGCGTGACCTGCTCATCGGAATACATGAACCGGCCCCCAGGCCAGGGGAGCTTGAAGCGCATCCGCACGCCCTCGGCCGCGCGGCTGGCACCCGTGACCTCCACCACGAACGGATTCCAGCGTCCGTAGGCACTGAAATCCACCAGCAGCTCGAAGGCCCGCTCCAGGGGGGCCTGCACGGTGATCTCGGCACGGGCGACACGGGGCATGAGCGAGTCTACCGGGTGGTGCCGCCCCGTGGCACCTCAGCAGGCCCCACGCCGACGGTGAGCCACACCTTGTCCGTTCGGAGCGAGCAGTAGACATTGGCCACTGAACCAGGACGGACCGCGCTGTTCAGATCGAGTGAACCCGCATCAGCCTCAGTCGCAGGACACGGCGCTGTGCGGGTCGCGGGCCAACGCCACCACGCGCCGCACCTGATCCGGCAGGTTGCGCGGCAGGCTCAGGGGCGGCAGGGCGTCCATGGGGAAGAAGGCGCTGTCCAGTGTCTCCAGGTTCTCCGCGTGGGCCGCGTCCCCGACGCCCGTCAGGTCGCACTGCACGAACAGCTTGTACACCGCCCACAGGTCCGGCGGGTGCGGATGCTGCGCCTTGTCCATCACGGCCAGCAGGCGCGCGGCGCGTACCGTGTGCCCGGTCTCCTCGAACACCTCGCGCACGGCGATCTGGGTGGGGCTCTCACCGGGGTCGGCCCACCCGCCGGGGAGGCTCCAGGCTCCGTCGCTGCGCTCGCGGGTCAGCAGGACCTCGCCCGCCGCGTTCAGCACGACGGCCCGCACGTCCACCTTCGGCGTCAGGTACCCCTCCTCCACGCGCAGCAGCCCGGTGATGGTGGCGGGGGTCTGCCCGGTCTGCTCGGCCAGCAGCTCGGCGGTCAGGTCCCGCAGCCGCGCGAAGCGCGTCAGGTCGAACGGATCGCGGGAGTACGTCAGGCCCTCCTGCGCGAGGGCCTGAAGTTCCCGGAGTTGCGCGAGGGTCGGCATGCCCGTCACTCTACGTGGCCGCCCCGCCGCTCAGCGGCCACGCCTGCACGGGCTGGTAGGCGCCGCCCGGGCCGGGCTTACGCATCCAGACGAGTTCGGTGGCCGTGAAGGTCAGGGGCTGGGGGAAGGTCTGCCCCGCCGCGTCCAGCAGCGCATTCAGGCTTGCGTCCCGCCGCCCCAGGGCGAGCGTGAGGTGCGGGGTCATCTGCGGCCCTTCGTACTCGAAGCGGCGCGCAGGGCGCAGGGCGTCCAGCAGGGCGAGGTGCAGCCGCACAGACCCAGGGCTGCGGGCGGGCAGGTACAGGGCACTGCCATTCGGGAACACGCGCGGCGCGAGGAGTTCGACCGGGATGGGCGGGGTCGCCGCCGCCACCGCCGGGAGCAGTTCCAGCCAGCGCAGGTCGTCCTTCAGGCCACTGCGGGCCTTGACCGTGATGTGCGGCACCGCCGCCGCGTCGCGCACGCCGTGGGCCTCCCGGAACGCCACGATGCGGGCCTCGATCTCCGGCGGAGGCCGCAGCGCCAGCAGGTACGAGGGGCTCACGGGATGGACCGCCTGACGGGAACTGACGGGCCGGTCACCGGGCTGGCCCAGCTCAGTTTTTTATCCTGTGGAACGCCATTTTTCATAGATTTCACAGCTCAGCGTACACCCCCCAGGCGTCCAGACGGCCCGGACGCTCCGGGGGTGGGTCGGCTACAGTTTCAGGTGTGAACCAGTCCCCCACCGAGCCGCTGAAGCGGACGCCCCTGCATGCCGCGCACCTGCGCGCCGGAGCCCGAATGGTGCCCTTCGGCGGGTGGGACATGCCCGTGCAGTACGCGGGCGTGAAAGCCGAACACGACGCCGTGCGCAACGCCGCCGGTGTGTTCGACGTGTCCCACATGGGCGAATTCCGCGTGCAGGGTGCGGGTGCGCTGGCGTTCCTGCAGCACGTCACCACCAACGACGTCAGCAAACTCAAGCCCGGCCGCGCGCAGTACAACTGGCTGCCCGGCGTGTCCGGCGGCCTCGTGGACGACATCTACATCTACATGGTCGCGCCAGACGAGTACCTGACGGTCGTGAACGCCAGCAACATCGCCAAGGACTGGGCGCACCTCCAGCAGCATGCGGGCGAGTTCGACGTCACCCTGACCGACGAGAGCGACCGCTGGGCCCTCCTGGCCGTGCAGGG
This genomic interval carries:
- the mqnB gene encoding futalosine hydrolase, with amino-acid sequence MTAALIVVATAGEAARLADLHARVVVSGVGPVAAALATQRALAQAPARLVISAGIGGAYPDSGLRPADLAVSSVMVQADLGAWDGDGFMPLAALGLSVRPDAAQDAVFTAWVRAPQVAVRAGAALGPALTLSGVTGSLAQAAALEARHPGALCEGMEGAGVAHAALLAGVPALEVRGISNPVGPRDRQAWRIPEALAATRRGVQAALEELLISEA
- a CDS encoding c-type cytochrome; this encodes MPRPAQSVALLISLVASAALAAPPAFTKAQADAGAKVYKAQCAACHGAALNNGGAPKLAGPEFLKKWAANSLDDFHFIMTSTMPQTKPGSLKPAEYLNLVAYVLQKNGFKPSAKPLTASALKTGTFKK
- a CDS encoding TetR/AcrR family transcriptional regulator, with amino-acid sequence MRSIGRSGSALHPQTRRHLLNTQRLRSAAIREFARHGLHGTKVSSIVAAAQLTQPTFYRTWPSKEAAYESIITGTLETWWDAAAHILADPGTRTLREHLQTGLHNLYALLMEDPELTRLVLEENNKNPDRYEPFIQIYTRTFQDAQTRGLINSDIPAESLAQAYVGLTERFFLARLHTAQATVDDAVQEVTRLILPLMTPRSPDAPSSPVRCPPD
- the hisIE gene encoding bifunctional phosphoribosyl-AMP cyclohydrolase/phosphoribosyl-ATP diphosphatase HisIE; its protein translation is MTSPITLDSLNFDPQTGLIPVVTQDARSGAVLMQAWADRAAVQRTLDTREATYWSRSRREQWVKGATSGHTQQVVDVQADCDADSLLYRVHQTGPACHTGAYSCYHQPLLTGDAPPAGLDGTLDRVYATITERLATLPETSYVARLHAGGLDRVLKKISEESGEVLLAAKNADRAELATEVADLLFHTLFAMAEVGVSPADVAAVLQEREGRTGLKGPKEVG
- the hisF gene encoding imidazole glycerol phosphate synthase subunit HisF; protein product: MLTKRIIPCLDVQNGRVVKNVRFFENHRDAGDPLALAQAYEAQQADELVFYDITATHEGRSLMLDVAARVAEQVMMPLTVGGGVNHLSDFRALLLAGADKISVNSGALSRPELIREASDHYGAQCVMLSIDAKRRSGGGWNVYRAGGRVDTGLDLIEWATRGQALGAGEICLNVMDADGTRDGFALDATRAVARAVDLPVIASGGAGKLEDFRDVLRAGDLGGNADAALAASVFHFGELTVPQVKAYLRGEGLPVRPDWHDTHRL
- a CDS encoding DUF72 domain-containing protein is translated as MRVYIGCGGYSNDDWAQAGLLYDGVRKDDYLSTYARHFDATELNASFYGIPGLKAFEGMLRKSAGRVRFTVKLHRVFTHDRAPTDADFDRMLQSPEPLREAGVLGPYLAQFPYSFHRTAANRRYLQMLTERFAGHELAVEIRHEGWDLPEVREGMAERGVIWVSPDYPPAGGLPEPQLHVTADVGYLRLHGRNAANWWDGQSAAERHDYRYSRDEMDEWAQKIALVAEDLSELYVFFENTTKGHALKNIPMLREALNAHGVPVQTPDPLDFPDDGRLL
- a CDS encoding response regulator, with the protein product MNRRILIIDDNPNDIELALTALDDVSAGDAEVSVAHSGPEALGVLRDARDHGQLPDLILLDLNMPQMDGIAVLDAIRSETGLQSLPVVMLTTSGESRDIRESYAHGASAYVVKPLDFTQFREALRTIQAFWTALNRPPRTH
- a CDS encoding pyrroloquinoline quinone-dependent dehydrogenase, which encodes MKKHLCAASLLLSALLSPALAVSGPSQEELNNADQATDSWLMYNKGYMGQRYSPLDQVNADNVSGLRRVCTFDTKDDGGFQATPQMYKGVLFFTQMYRTFAIDAATCKPLWVHKYKPTGTSVLTTNRGVAIADGVIYRGTPDAHLIALDAGTGKPLWDTKVADSSVGYFLSAAPVVYNGKVYIGEAGADWGIKAHMYAFDAKTGKKAWTFDLIPTGSQYGANTWQKADSTATGGGSTWTSYTIDAATGMLYVSVGNPAPDFAAQYRPGDNLFTNSVVALNAETGAYDHHYQQIRNDDKDYDTAAAPVLYDVNGQKRMAVATKAGWLFSYDETAKNQVFKQATIKVTNQEKPTTRAGLNICPNYSAGTQWSGPSFDQLNNTLVVPTVDWCGVVKLGEVRLIKGQLFFGGSMQLDPAGKAIGNAVSFDAATGQERWRYSTPGVRIVGGVTTTGGNLTLGGAMDGTFFALDSRSGKVLFKDNIDGALIGGGVSTYTVGGQQYFAVIAGNTSKGAVSGKNVTGRVAIYTLK